A genomic window from Caballeronia sp. SBC1 includes:
- the hemW gene encoding radical SAM family heme chaperone HemW — MTASSSGPQAINVIKAFTSPGSIRLTSLPPLSLYVHFPWCVRKCPYCDFNSHEWKGETFPEDRYLDALRADLERALPMVWGRQVHTIFIGGGTPSLLSAKGLDRLLSDARALLPLDADAEITLEANPGTFEAAKFAQFRASGVNRLSIGIQSFNEQHLKALGRIHDATQARQAVEIAAKNFDNFNLDLMFALPKQTLDECRADIETAISFAPPHLSLYHLTLEPNTMFAKYPPPVPDDDASADMQDWIHERTASAGYERYEVSAYAKPHRKSQHNLNYWRFGDYLGIGAGAHTKLSFPQKIVRQVRYKHPGTYMDEALGGAAVQEEHEVGPRDLPFEFMLNTLRLVEGFPVHSFNERTGLAMSAIEPGLVEAERRGLITRDIERIAPTQRGQDFLNDLQALFLRDTPSIKIKEDR; from the coding sequence GTGACGGCCAGTTCAAGCGGTCCTCAGGCGATCAACGTGATCAAGGCGTTCACGTCGCCGGGCAGTATTCGGCTGACGTCGCTGCCGCCGCTGTCGTTGTATGTGCATTTCCCGTGGTGCGTGCGCAAATGCCCGTATTGCGATTTCAACTCGCACGAATGGAAAGGCGAGACGTTCCCCGAAGACCGTTATCTCGATGCCTTGCGCGCTGACCTGGAGCGCGCATTGCCGATGGTCTGGGGCCGCCAGGTGCACACTATTTTCATTGGCGGAGGCACGCCGAGTTTGCTGTCGGCGAAAGGACTTGACCGTCTGCTCTCCGATGCCCGCGCGCTGCTGCCGCTCGACGCCGACGCCGAAATCACGCTCGAAGCTAACCCCGGCACGTTCGAAGCCGCGAAGTTCGCGCAGTTTCGGGCGAGCGGCGTGAATCGTTTATCGATAGGCATTCAAAGTTTCAACGAGCAGCATCTGAAGGCGCTCGGCCGGATTCACGATGCAACGCAAGCGCGTCAGGCAGTGGAAATAGCGGCAAAGAACTTCGACAACTTCAACCTCGACCTGATGTTCGCGCTGCCCAAGCAGACGCTGGACGAGTGCCGTGCGGATATTGAAACGGCGATCAGTTTCGCGCCGCCGCATTTGTCGCTGTATCACCTGACGCTCGAACCGAACACGATGTTCGCGAAGTACCCGCCGCCCGTTCCCGACGACGACGCTTCCGCCGACATGCAGGACTGGATTCACGAGCGCACGGCTTCAGCGGGTTATGAACGCTACGAGGTGTCTGCCTACGCGAAGCCGCACAGGAAGAGCCAGCACAACCTGAACTACTGGCGTTTTGGCGACTATCTCGGCATTGGTGCGGGCGCGCATACCAAGCTGTCGTTTCCGCAGAAAATCGTGCGTCAGGTGCGTTACAAGCATCCGGGAACGTACATGGATGAAGCGCTTGGCGGCGCGGCGGTGCAGGAAGAGCACGAAGTCGGGCCGCGCGACCTGCCATTCGAATTCATGCTGAATACGTTGCGGCTTGTGGAAGGGTTTCCGGTGCATTCGTTCAACGAACGAACCGGGCTTGCGATGTCCGCGATCGAACCGGGACTGGTGGAAGCGGAGCGTCGTGGCTTGATCACGCGCGACATTGAACGCATCGCGCCAACGCAGCGCGGGCAGGATTTTCTCAACGACCTGCAAGCGCTCTTTCTCAGGGACACGCCATCGATAAAAATCAAGGAAGACCGCTAA
- the rdgB gene encoding RdgB/HAM1 family non-canonical purine NTP pyrophosphatase has protein sequence MPDSDNASKRVVLASNNPGKLREFAALLSTAGIDLVTQGELGVSEAEEPHVTFVENALAKARHASAATGLPALADDSGLCVHALRGAPGVYSARYAQLLNGGEKSDAANNARLVKDLANETDRRAYFFSVLVLVRHAADPEPLIAEGRWHGEVIDTPRGANGFGYDAHFLVPSLGQTAAELDPAVKNASSHRAIALRHLLARLKEVS, from the coding sequence GTGCCTGATTCCGATAACGCATCGAAACGCGTCGTACTCGCGTCCAATAACCCCGGCAAATTGCGCGAGTTCGCAGCACTGCTGAGCACCGCCGGCATCGATCTCGTGACGCAAGGCGAGCTGGGTGTGTCCGAGGCTGAGGAACCGCACGTGACGTTCGTCGAGAATGCGCTGGCGAAGGCACGGCATGCATCGGCGGCGACAGGATTGCCTGCTCTCGCTGACGACTCCGGCCTCTGCGTGCATGCGTTGCGCGGCGCACCGGGCGTGTATTCGGCACGTTATGCGCAACTGCTCAACGGTGGAGAGAAAAGCGATGCCGCGAACAATGCACGGCTCGTGAAGGATCTCGCCAATGAAACAGATCGGCGCGCGTATTTCTTCTCCGTACTCGTGCTGGTGCGCCATGCAGCGGACCCCGAACCGCTGATTGCGGAAGGCCGCTGGCATGGCGAAGTCATCGATACCCCGCGCGGAGCAAACGGATTTGGCTATGACGCGCATTTCCTGGTGCCGTCGCTCGGACAAACCGCCGCCGAACTCGATCCCGCCGTGAAAAACGCCAGCAGCCATCGGGCAATTGCGCTTCGCCATTTGTTGGCGCGGTTGAAGGAAGTATCGTGA
- the rph gene encoding ribonuclease PH, whose translation MNPSAPFNRPSGRSADQLRDVRITRHYTKHAEGSVLVEFGDTKVICTASISERVPEFLRGRDQGWLTAEYGMLPRATNTRNDREAARGKQTGRTQEIQRLIGRALRSVFDLSKLGARTLHIDCDVIQADGGTRTASITGAFVAAHDAVTKLLAAGKIAESPINQFVAAISVGVYNGQPVLDLDYDEDSQCDTDMNVVMTGAGGFVEVQGTAEGVPFTRAEMTALMDLAQSGIETLIAKQKVALELLSA comes from the coding sequence CTGAACCCGTCCGCCCCGTTCAACCGCCCGAGCGGCCGTAGCGCGGACCAATTGCGCGACGTGCGCATCACGCGGCATTACACGAAGCATGCGGAAGGGTCGGTTCTCGTCGAATTCGGCGATACCAAAGTGATCTGCACCGCGAGCATTTCCGAGCGCGTGCCCGAATTCCTGCGCGGACGCGACCAAGGCTGGCTCACCGCCGAATACGGCATGCTGCCGCGGGCCACCAACACGCGTAACGACCGCGAAGCCGCGCGCGGCAAGCAAACCGGACGCACGCAGGAAATCCAGCGTTTGATCGGGCGCGCGCTGCGCTCAGTATTCGATCTGAGCAAGCTGGGCGCGCGCACGCTGCATATCGATTGCGACGTGATCCAGGCCGACGGCGGCACGCGCACGGCAAGCATTACGGGCGCGTTTGTCGCGGCGCACGATGCAGTAACCAAGCTGCTGGCGGCCGGCAAGATCGCAGAATCGCCGATCAATCAATTTGTCGCGGCGATCTCGGTCGGCGTGTACAACGGCCAGCCGGTGCTCGATCTCGACTACGACGAAGACTCACAGTGCGACACAGACATGAACGTCGTGATGACCGGCGCAGGCGGTTTCGTGGAAGTACAAGGAACGGCCGAAGGCGTACCGTTCACGCGCGCCGAAATGACCGCGCTGATGGATCTGGCGCAAAGCGGCATTGAAACGTTGATCGCGAAGCAAAAAGTCGCGCTGGAGTTGCTCAGTGCCTGA